The following proteins are encoded in a genomic region of Vanessa cardui chromosome W, ilVanCard2.1, whole genome shotgun sequence:
- the LOC124542485 gene encoding uncharacterized protein LOC124542485: protein MFSTWTATQDAKYESLLSTINMIKDQNSQISTSIEFMSQKYDELKIKYDSLLQEKLEVKAQIRNLEEKVELLERRSRATCVEIRNIPNSKTEKAQELHDIVKSLGNVLKIDIDPQEIRNIHRGYSKNETSKPVIVEFSTVSTKDKILRSIKQLTKDNNGVRLNTMHLGLDGPQTTIYVSDFLTPSMKRLHFMARDFAAKNNYKFCWATPGSIFLRKKENEPSIRLKNELDLKRLQTT from the coding sequence atgttcTCCACTTGGACAGCCACACAAGACGCTAAGTATGAATCACTGCTGAGTACTATTAACATGATCAAAGATCAAAACTCACAAATTTCCACATCAATTGAATTCATGAGCCAAAAAtatgatgaattaaaaattaaatatgactcACTACTGCAAGAAAAATTAGAAGTCAAAGCACAAATAAGAAATTTGGAGGAAAAGGTTGAATTACTGGAAAGAAGAAGTCGCGCCACCTGTGTAGAAATCCgaaatattccaaattcaaaaacagAAAAAGCGCAGGAATTGCATGATATTGTGAAATCACTTGGAAATGTACTCAAGATTGACATCGACCCTCAGGAAATTCGAAACATTCACAGGGGATATTCAAAGAATGAAACATCTAAACCCGTAATTGTGGAATTTTCAACGGTAAGCACGAAGGATAAAATATTGCGATCGATAAAACAACTCACGAAGGACAATAACGGTGTCAGACTGAACACCATGCACCTGGGCCTCGATGGACCTCAAACAACAATTTATGTATCAGACTTCCTTACACCGAGCATGAAAAGACTGCATTTCATGGCTAGAGATTTCGCTgcgaaaaataattacaagttcTGCTGGGCCACTCCAGGTAGTATATTTTTAcgcaaaaaagaaaatgaaccctcaattcgtttaaaaaacGAACTAGATCTCAAACGCTTGCAAACTACTTAA